Proteins encoded together in one Oncorhynchus nerka isolate Pitt River linkage group LG19, Oner_Uvic_2.0, whole genome shotgun sequence window:
- the LOC115101047 gene encoding putative golgin subfamily A member 6-like protein 3 — MRGQRHRLCQAVSLRAQSVMRGQRHRLCQAVSLRAQSVMRGQRHRLCQAVSLRAQSVMRGQIHRLCQAVSLRAQSVMRGQRHRLCQAVSLRAQSVMRGQRHRLCQAVSVMRGQRHRLCQAVSLRAQSVMRGQKGSEGLRTDWICKQVVYELISETVLENP, encoded by the coding sequence ATGCGAGGCCAGAGACACAGATTGTGCCAGGCCGTGAGCCTGAGGGCCCAGAGCGTCATGCGAGGCCAGAGACACAGATTGTGCCAGGCCGTGAGCCTGAGGGCCCAGAGCGTCATGCGAGGCCAGAGACACAGATTGTGCCAGGCCGTGAGCCTGAGGGCCCAGAGCGTCATGCGAGGCCAGATACACAGATTGTGCCAGGCCGTGAGCCTGAGGGCCCAGAGCGTCATGCGAGGCCAGAGACACAGATTGTGCCAGGCCGTGAGCCTGAGGGCCCAGAGCGTCATGCGAGGCCAGAGACACAGATTGTGCCAGGCCGTGAGCGTCATGCGAGGCCAGAGACACAGATTGTGCCAGGCCGTGAGCCTGAGGGCCCAGAGCGTCATGCGAGGCCAAAAAGGGTCAGAAGGCCTCCGGACCGATTGGATCTGTAAACAGGTTGTATATGAGTTGATAAGTGAAACTGTTTTGGAAAACCCATGA